In one window of Eubalaena glacialis isolate mEubGla1 chromosome 13, mEubGla1.1.hap2.+ XY, whole genome shotgun sequence DNA:
- the CCNF gene encoding cyclin-F → MGSGGVIHCRCAKCFCYPTKRRIRRRPRNLTILSLPEDVLFHILKWLSVGDILAVRAVHSHLKYLVDNHASVWACASFQELWPSPKNLKLFERAAEKGNFEAAVKLGIAYLYNEGLSVPDEARAEVNGLKASRFFSLAERLNVGAAPFIWLFIRPPWSVSGSCCKAVVHESLRMECQLQKTHRVSILHCLGRVLSLFEDEEKQKQARDLFEESANQGCLTSSYLLWESDRKMDMSDPGRCLHSFRKLRDFAAKGCWEAQLSLAKACAHGNQLGLEAKASNEIVCQLFQASHAVSKQRVFSVQKGLNDTMRYILIDWLVEVATMKDFSSLCLHLTVECVDRYLRRRLVPRYRLQLLGIACMVICTRFISKEILTIREAVWLTDNTYKYEDLVRMMGEIISALEGKIRVPTVVDYKDVLLTLVPMAPRTQHLCSFLCELSLLHTSLAAYAPAHLAAAALLLARLTHGQTQPWTTRFWDLTGFSCEDLIPCVLSLHQKCFHDDAPKDYRQVSLTAVKQRFEDKRYEEISQEEVLSYGQLCAALGVKQESPEPASFLSTGDIHTFLSSPSGRRTKRKRENSLQEDRGSFVTTPTAELSSQEETLLGSFLDWSLDYCSGYEGDQESEGEKEGDVTAPSGVLDVTVVYLNPEQHCCQESSDEEACPEEEGRQDTQASAPGSQTPWTPGLERPLCSRRGPGKDITTSGYSSVSSTSPTNSADGLGGLARSTSVLSPGSDLNTQPCHHHARKSCVQCRPPSPPESCAPQQQVKRKNLSAHNEEEEDMNLGFLKL, encoded by the exons ATGGGGAGCGGAGGCG tgatCCACTGTAGGTGTGCCAAGTGTTTCTGTTATCCTACAAAGCGGAGAATAAGAAGGAGACCCCGAAACCTAACAATCTTGAGTCTCCCTGAAGATGTGCTCTTTCATATCCTGAAATGGCTTTCTGTTGGAGACATCCTCGCTGTCCGAGCT GTGCACTCCCACCTGAAGTACCTGGTGGATAACCATGCCAGCGTGTGGGCATGTGCCAGCTTCCAGGAGCTGTGGCCTTCTCCAAAGAACCTGAAGCTCTTTGAAAG GGCTGCCGAAAAAGGGAATTTTGAAGCTGCTGTGAAGCTGGGCATAGCCTACCTCTACAATGAAGGCC TGTCTGTGCCTGATGAGGCCCGGGCGGAAGTGAATGGGCTGAAGGCCTCTCGCTTCTTCAGTCTCGCGGAGCGCCTGAATGTGGGCGCCGCACCCTTCATCTGGCTCTTCATCCGCCCACCTTGGTCGGTGTCTGGAAGCTGCTGCAAGGCCGTGGTTCACGAGAGCCTCAGGATGGAGTGCCAGCTGCAGAAA ACTCACAGAGTGTCCATACTGCACTGCTTGGGGAGAGTGCTGAGTCTTTTTGAG GATGAAGAGAAACAGAAGCAGGCCCGGGACCTGTTTGAAGAGTCTGCTAACCAGGGGTGTTTGACCAGCTCGTACCTCCTCTGGGAAAGTGACAGAAAGATGGAT ATGTCAGATCCCGGACGATGCCTCCACAGCTTCCGGAAACTCAGGGACTTTGCTGCCAAAGGCTGCTGGGAAGCGCAG CTGTCTCTAGCCAAAGCCTGTGCACACGGAAACCAGCTCGGACTGGAAGCGAAAGCCTCCAACGAGATAGTCTGCCAGCTGTTCCAGGCCTCCCACGCTGTCAGTAAGCAGAGGGTCTTCTCTGTGCAGAAGGGACTCAATGACACAATGAG GTACATTCTCATCGATTGGCTGGTAGAGGTCGCCACCATGAAGGACTTCTCAAGCCTGTGCCTTCACCTGACCGTGGAGTGCGTGGACCGGTACCTGCGGAGGCGGCTGGTGCCCCGGTACAGGCTCCAGCTGCTGGGCATCGCCTGCATGGTCATCTGCACCCG GTTCATCAGCAAAGAGATCCTGACGATTCGGGAGGCTGTGTGGCTCACAGACAACACGTACAAATACGAGGACCTGGTGAGGATGATGGGAGAGATCATCTCTGCCTTGGAAGGAAAGATTCGA GTCCCCACTGTGGTCGATTACAAGGACGTCCTGCTGACGCTGGTCCCCATGGCGCCAAGAACCCAGCACCTGTGCAGCTTCCTCTGCGAGCTCTCCCTGCTGCACACCAGCCTGGCCGCCTACGCCCCGGCCCACCTGGCTGCAGCCGCCCTGCTCCTGGCGAGGCTGACACACGGGCAGA cacAGCCCTGGACCACTCGGTTTTGGGACCTCACTGGGTTCTCCTGTGAAGACCTCATCCCCTGTGTCTTAAGCCTTCACCAAAAGTG CTTCCACGACGATGCCCCCAAGGACTACAGGCAGGTCTCTCTCACCGCCGTGAAGCAGCGATTTGAGGACAAGCGATACGAAGAGATCAGCCAGGAAGAG GTGCTGAGCTACGGCCAGTTGTGTGCAGCTCTAGGGGTGAAACAAGAGAGCCCAGAACCCGCGTCTTTCCTCAGCACAGGGGACATTCACACCTTCCTCAGCTCTCCCTCTGGAAGGAGAACCAAGCG GAAACGGGAGAACAGCCTCCAGGAGGACAGGGGCAGCTTCGTCACCACGCCGACCGCAGAGCTGTCCAGCCAGGAGGAGACACTGCTGGGCAGCTTCCTGGACTGGAGCCTGGACTACTGCTCCGGCTACGAGGGCGACCAAGAGAGCGAGGGCGAGAAGGAGGGTGATG TGACGGCTCCCAGCGGTGTCCTCGATGTCACTGTGGTCTACCTGAACCCGGAACAGCACTGCTGCCAGGAATCAAGCGATGAGGAGGCCTGCCCGGAGGAGGAGGGGCGTCAGGACACACAGGCGTCGGCACCGGGCAGCCAGACACCTTGGACCCCAGGGCTCGAGCGCCCTCTGTGCAGCAGGAGGGGGCCAGGCAAGGACATCACGACCTCAGGGTACTCCTCTGTCAGCAGCACGAGTCCCACAAACTCCGCAGACGGCTTGGGGGGCCTTGCCCGATCTACCTCAGTACTGTCCCCGGGCAGCGACTTGAACACACAGCCTTGCCACCATCACGCGAGGAAGTCGTGTGTACAGTGTCGTCCCCCAAGCCCCCCGGAGAGCTGTGCTCCCCAGCAAcaggtgaagaggaaaaacctgtCCGCCCacaatgaggaggaggaggacatgaACTTGGGCTTTTTGAAGCTGTGA